Proteins from one Syntrophorhabdus sp. genomic window:
- a CDS encoding cyclic nucleotide-binding domain-containing protein, translated as MASLKRISPAERTGHPLRVAGIVLRESLGSFLGNNDFEMSAALATYSFFALVPLLFLVASLAAGTGGAAAWVIAGIEGLIDHLFPRIRDWMSVEFSATIGHPLALGGAAAIVVFIAAMSLVDSLMTTFLKIFRKEPPTSLFAVQLGNARRAAAMFLLFAVLIGAEMLFLALEHILRDRGLALTGAGSALVSTCVAALCMAFFYRVFLPVRLTALKLAGACVISAVLIVAMREVFAFVLKTNPAYGETFGSLKVLFVMIVWVYYCFLAILFGAEVAVNTGKRDALLLKRVFAGNVRGSLSKGLLSRFVRRCSRDDIIFEEGDPGGAMYYIVSGAVDIIRGGRHILTMTAGDYFGEISMLLGTPRSATARAADGPTELVAISQENFDLILRDNAPIVLSLLKEMAGRLKDTDESLFQHQPDG; from the coding sequence ATGGCATCCCTGAAAAGAATCTCTCCCGCCGAAAGAACGGGCCATCCGTTGCGTGTCGCCGGGATCGTCCTCCGCGAATCCCTGGGGTCCTTCCTCGGCAACAACGACTTCGAGATGTCCGCCGCCCTGGCAACGTACAGTTTCTTTGCCCTCGTCCCTCTTTTGTTCCTCGTGGCCAGCCTCGCTGCCGGCACGGGAGGCGCGGCCGCATGGGTAATTGCTGGCATTGAAGGCCTTATCGACCATCTCTTCCCCCGCATCCGGGACTGGATGAGCGTCGAATTCTCGGCAACGATCGGGCACCCCCTCGCCCTCGGCGGCGCCGCCGCCATCGTTGTCTTCATCGCCGCCATGTCCCTCGTGGATTCCCTCATGACGACCTTTCTCAAGATCTTCAGGAAGGAACCCCCGACGTCACTGTTCGCGGTCCAGCTCGGTAACGCGCGAAGGGCGGCGGCCATGTTCCTCCTCTTCGCCGTGCTCATCGGTGCCGAGATGCTCTTTCTCGCACTTGAGCACATCCTGCGGGATCGAGGCCTCGCCCTCACCGGCGCCGGGAGCGCTCTTGTTTCGACCTGCGTCGCCGCCCTCTGCATGGCCTTCTTCTACAGGGTGTTTCTGCCTGTGAGGCTGACCGCATTGAAGCTTGCGGGAGCCTGCGTCATCTCGGCAGTCCTCATCGTCGCCATGAGGGAAGTCTTCGCCTTTGTCCTCAAAACGAACCCCGCCTACGGGGAAACGTTCGGCTCGCTCAAGGTGCTCTTCGTAATGATCGTGTGGGTCTACTATTGTTTCCTTGCCATCCTTTTCGGGGCCGAGGTCGCCGTGAACACGGGGAAGCGCGACGCCCTCCTCCTGAAACGCGTCTTCGCCGGCAACGTCCGCGGGTCCCTCTCGAAAGGGCTCCTTAGCAGGTTCGTCAGGCGCTGCAGCCGTGACGACATCATATTCGAGGAAGGTGACCCGGGCGGCGCCATGTATTACATCGTGTCCGGAGCGGTGGATATCATTCGCGGAGGCAGGCACATCCTGACCATGACTGCCGGGGATTACTTCGGCGAGATATCCATGCTCCTTGGCACTCCGCGGTCGGCAACCGCCCGCGCGGCTGACGGTCCCACGGAACTCGTCGCCATCTCCCAGGAGAACTTCGACCTCATCCTCCGCGACAACGCCCCCATAGTCCTCTCCCTGCTCAAAGAAATGGCCGGCAGACTCAAGGACACCGACGAGTCCCTCTTTCAACATCAACCTGACGGTTGA
- the xseA gene encoding exodeoxyribonuclease VII large subunit — protein sequence MTLYPREDEGLLTVSELTAELKRFVSGRFRDVRVEGEVSNAKLYPSGHFYFTLKDDLAMIRGVVFNYAARVPLGRVIKDGERVLCRGRIDVYEKRGEYQLIVSDILASGERGLTYLRFLELKEKLLREGLFDETLKKPLPQFPRRVGIVTSPVGAAIRDMLRVMHERCGTVAVEVWPATVQGEDAAREIMEGIGYFNRSGQVDVIIIGRGGGSYEDLACFNDEGLARAVFASRIPVVSAVGHEVDFTIADFVADVRAPTPTAAGALVVPDREDLARYILGLKDSLCQSMEKKIERARYMLVSNVMDFKDRKDFFTSHRLYLDDLTVGLTHNIRLYMKNARTRFDALSQRMHDLNPRAILARGYSITSRADSGTVITDSSAVSPGDALSITLHKGGLDVSVVDKKT from the coding sequence ATGACCCTCTACCCGCGTGAGGATGAAGGGCTTTTGACGGTATCGGAGCTGACGGCTGAGCTCAAGCGGTTCGTCAGCGGTCGGTTCCGCGATGTTCGCGTTGAAGGAGAGGTCTCGAACGCGAAGCTTTATCCCTCGGGACACTTCTACTTTACCCTGAAGGACGATCTTGCCATGATCCGTGGTGTTGTCTTCAACTATGCCGCGCGCGTCCCCTTGGGCAGGGTCATAAAAGACGGCGAGCGGGTCCTGTGCAGGGGGCGCATCGATGTCTACGAGAAACGCGGCGAGTATCAGCTGATAGTGAGCGACATCCTGGCGAGCGGCGAGCGGGGCCTCACCTACCTTCGGTTCCTCGAGCTCAAAGAGAAGCTGCTCAGGGAAGGCCTCTTCGACGAAACCCTCAAGAAGCCCCTTCCGCAGTTCCCCCGGCGCGTAGGGATAGTTACCTCTCCGGTGGGCGCCGCGATACGGGACATGCTGAGGGTCATGCACGAAAGATGCGGCACCGTGGCCGTGGAGGTCTGGCCGGCGACCGTGCAGGGCGAAGACGCGGCCCGTGAGATCATGGAGGGGATCGGATATTTCAATCGGAGCGGGCAGGTCGATGTCATCATCATCGGAAGGGGAGGGGGCTCGTACGAGGACCTGGCCTGCTTCAACGATGAAGGCCTGGCAAGGGCCGTGTTCGCTTCCCGGATACCGGTCGTCTCCGCCGTGGGCCACGAGGTCGATTTCACGATAGCGGACTTCGTAGCCGACGTGCGAGCTCCCACGCCGACGGCCGCCGGCGCCCTTGTCGTTCCCGACCGGGAGGACCTTGCCCGCTACATCCTCGGCCTCAAAGACTCCCTGTGCCAGTCGATGGAGAAGAAGATCGAGAGGGCCCGTTACATGCTTGTCAGCAACGTCATGGATTTCAAGGACAGGAAGGATTTCTTCACCTCCCACCGCCTCTACCTCGATGATCTCACCGTCGGCCTCACCCACAACATCCGGCTCTACATGAAGAACGCACGCACAAGGTTCGATGCCCTCAGCCAGAGGATGCATGACCTCAACCCCAGGGCGATCCTGGCGAGGGGTTACTCCATAACCTCGAGGGCCGACAGCGGCACCGTCATCACCGACTCCTCCGCAGTCTCGCCGGGCGATGCCCTTTCGATCACGCTCCACAAGGGTGGTCTCGACGTGTCGGTGGTCGACAAAAAGACGTAG
- the thiC gene encoding phosphomethylpyrimidine synthase ThiC has translation MKNQLIAAREGKITKAMERVARDEGIDKEQLRRHIAEGKITILANNRHRNFTPKGVGKGLSVKVNANIGTSPERVNIDEELEKLTVAREAGADAVMDLSTGGNLDEIRKIVVDAAKIPVGTVPIYQAAIETAKKRNAITRMEADDIFEVIEKHGADGVDFVTVHCGVTKSALERLRKQGRVTDIVSRGGAFLAQWIIVNGRENPLYENFDRLLGIAKKYDMTISLGDGLRPGCIADATDRGQIEELIILGELCAEALEQGVQVMIEGPGHVPIDQIETNMVLQKRLCNEAPFYVLGPVVTDIAPGYDHITSAMGGALAAYHGADFLCYVTPTEHLGLPMPQDVRDGVIVTKIAAHAADLARGNQKAFALDRAMSQYRKALDWKGQIECAIDPDKIRAFRKERNLKNDVCSMCGEYCSIKLMKDYLKKK, from the coding sequence ATGAAAAACCAGCTTATTGCAGCACGGGAAGGAAAGATCACGAAGGCGATGGAGCGCGTTGCCCGCGATGAAGGCATCGATAAGGAACAGCTCCGCCGTCACATCGCGGAGGGAAAGATCACGATTCTCGCGAACAACCGACACAGGAACTTCACCCCGAAGGGTGTGGGCAAAGGCCTTTCCGTCAAGGTCAACGCCAACATAGGCACCTCTCCGGAGCGGGTGAACATCGACGAGGAGCTGGAGAAACTGACGGTTGCCCGTGAGGCAGGGGCAGACGCGGTCATGGACCTCAGCACCGGCGGCAATCTTGATGAGATCCGCAAGATCGTCGTAGATGCCGCGAAGATCCCCGTCGGTACCGTTCCGATATACCAGGCCGCCATCGAGACCGCCAAGAAGAGAAATGCGATCACCAGGATGGAAGCTGATGATATCTTTGAGGTGATCGAAAAGCATGGCGCCGATGGGGTTGATTTCGTGACCGTTCATTGCGGTGTTACGAAGAGCGCTCTCGAACGCTTGAGGAAACAGGGAAGAGTGACGGACATTGTGAGCCGGGGCGGCGCCTTTCTTGCTCAATGGATCATAGTCAACGGCAGAGAGAACCCTCTCTACGAGAATTTTGACCGCCTCCTTGGCATTGCGAAGAAATACGACATGACGATCAGCCTCGGGGACGGTCTTCGTCCCGGCTGCATCGCGGACGCGACCGATCGCGGGCAGATCGAGGAACTCATCATCCTGGGAGAGCTTTGCGCGGAGGCCCTCGAGCAGGGTGTCCAGGTCATGATCGAAGGGCCCGGCCACGTTCCGATCGACCAGATCGAGACAAATATGGTCCTGCAGAAGAGGCTCTGCAACGAAGCCCCTTTCTACGTTCTCGGTCCCGTCGTCACCGATATTGCACCCGGTTACGACCACATCACGTCCGCCATGGGCGGCGCCCTGGCGGCATATCACGGCGCCGACTTCCTGTGTTATGTCACCCCCACGGAGCATCTGGGCCTGCCCATGCCGCAGGATGTCCGCGACGGTGTCATCGTCACGAAGATAGCTGCCCATGCCGCCGATCTTGCCCGGGGGAACCAGAAGGCCTTTGCCCTTGACAGGGCCATGTCTCAATATCGAAAAGCCCTCGACTGGAAGGGACAGATCGAATGCGCCATTGATCCGGACAAGATCAGGGCCTTCCGCAAGGAACGGAACCTGAAGAACGATGTCTGCAGCATGTGCGGAGAGTACTGCTCCATAAAGCTCATGAAGGATTACCTGAAGAAAAAGTAA
- a CDS encoding hydroxymethylpyrimidine/phosphomethylpyrimidine kinase yields MKSLVSIAGFDASSGAGIVRDVDTFFSFGFHGIAVPTCTVVQGPRGVERVEASSEELFRDTLRSATAGVSLKAVKIGVLCDEPHVRVTAHFLARRKDTPVVLDPVFAAKNGIRLITDEGVAACIDTLFEKVTVITPNAEEASAITGTKVGTVKAARKAAERIHALGPRAVIIKGGHLEGDPVDVLFDGREHVLYRKARLPRSIHGTGCSFSSALACFLAAGYSLPRAFMATQGYLERLFGSSYRIDRKGHFYVSSAIERTFQHGKGVHENTRGSRETAGRPGSVENMEMIRP; encoded by the coding sequence ATGAAAAGCCTTGTCTCCATAGCCGGGTTTGATGCCTCTTCGGGGGCGGGTATCGTGAGGGATGTCGATACCTTCTTCTCTTTCGGCTTCCATGGTATCGCCGTGCCGACCTGCACCGTGGTCCAGGGTCCCCGCGGCGTGGAGCGCGTGGAGGCGTCGTCGGAGGAGCTTTTTCGTGACACCCTCCGGTCGGCCACGGCGGGGGTTTCGCTGAAGGCCGTGAAGATAGGTGTTCTCTGCGACGAGCCCCATGTCAGGGTGACGGCGCACTTTCTGGCGAGGAGGAAAGATACGCCCGTCGTCCTCGATCCTGTGTTTGCGGCCAAGAACGGCATTCGGCTCATCACGGATGAGGGCGTTGCGGCGTGTATCGACACGCTCTTTGAGAAGGTCACGGTCATAACACCCAATGCTGAAGAGGCCTCCGCCATCACGGGCACGAAGGTAGGGACGGTGAAGGCTGCCAGGAAGGCGGCGGAAAGGATACACGCTCTCGGGCCCAGGGCGGTCATCATAAAGGGAGGCCACCTGGAGGGTGATCCCGTCGATGTGTTGTTCGACGGAAGGGAACATGTCTTGTACAGGAAGGCGAGACTTCCCCGGTCGATCCACGGGACGGGTTGTTCCTTTTCCTCGGCACTCGCCTGTTTTCTCGCGGCGGGGTATTCCCTGCCTCGTGCTTTCATGGCGACCCAGGGATATCTCGAAAGACTCTTTGGATCGAGCTACAGGATCGACAGAAAAGGACACTTCTACGTCTCTTCGGCAATTGAAAGGACATTTCAACACGGCAAAGGGGTACATGAAAATACAAGGGGCTCGCGGGAGACTGCCGGAAGACCCGGGTCCGTTGAGAATATGGAGATGATACGACCATGA
- a CDS encoding periplasmic heavy metal sensor, with amino-acid sequence MRKILGVIMAVLFIATASTVFAVGPGGLGPKGYRHGYGPGVDLSKEQMDRMWQIRERFNTETSTLRYELFQKRNELRTLYSDPKASDATILAKEKEVDTLRQKMRDRTVRFKLEQRKVYTPEQLQKLTSSGYGPGFGGGRGGGRGLGPCARF; translated from the coding sequence ATGAGGAAGATTTTGGGAGTCATCATGGCGGTCCTGTTCATTGCAACGGCATCGACCGTCTTTGCAGTCGGGCCGGGGGGCTTGGGCCCGAAAGGATATCGACATGGGTATGGCCCGGGCGTGGACCTCTCCAAGGAGCAAATGGACCGGATGTGGCAGATACGGGAAAGATTCAATACCGAAACCTCGACACTGCGTTACGAACTCTTCCAGAAACGCAATGAGCTGAGGACGCTGTATTCAGATCCCAAGGCGAGCGACGCGACGATCCTGGCAAAGGAAAAGGAAGTCGATACACTGAGACAGAAGATGCGCGACAGAACGGTCCGGTTCAAACTTGAGCAGAGGAAGGTCTACACTCCGGAGCAGCTTCAGAAGCTGACTTCCTCCGGCTACGGCCCCGGCTTCGGCGGCGGGCGGGGCGGCGGGCGGGGGCTTGGGCCCTGCGCCCGGTTCTAG
- a CDS encoding glycine zipper 2TM domain-containing protein: MKKTVAVVLLTVVAAFFFVSCASEGYNTQKGAAIGAGLGAIAGQVIGHDTASTLIGAAVGTLVGAVGGNAVDQHVQNQQHGAAQQTAAYPASSQVTPQDQPPGQWVEVPGQWIGGKWVPAHKVWVPVNP, translated from the coding sequence ATGAAAAAAACTGTGGCAGTTGTCTTACTGACGGTTGTGGCGGCGTTCTTTTTTGTTTCATGCGCGTCCGAAGGATACAATACCCAGAAAGGCGCCGCGATCGGGGCAGGCCTTGGTGCCATTGCAGGACAGGTGATCGGGCATGACACCGCGTCGACGCTCATCGGCGCGGCGGTGGGAACCCTTGTCGGGGCCGTGGGCGGCAACGCCGTGGACCAGCACGTCCAGAACCAGCAGCACGGCGCGGCTCAGCAGACCGCGGCATATCCGGCATCGAGCCAGGTGACCCCTCAGGACCAGCCTCCGGGACAGTGGGTCGAGGTGCCCGGTCAGTGGATCGGCGGGAAATGGGTTCCCGCACACAAGGTATGGGTGCCCGTGAATCCATGA
- a CDS encoding periplasmic heavy metal sensor has protein sequence MTFVVFFLLLCVFITPSLRAQNSYSEFERGLQLTEPQRTQVEDIRNRYINEWQSLRRESSRKHRELRELSREPEANSARIGRIQGELQELDTARHNSYQQYRSEVSRTLNHRQREQYNSFCDQERRKNMQRFRPGRHGR, from the coding sequence ATGACGTTTGTCGTATTCTTCCTCCTCCTGTGCGTGTTCATAACACCCTCTCTCCGGGCTCAGAATTCATATTCCGAGTTCGAGAGAGGGCTTCAACTGACGGAGCCCCAGAGAACTCAGGTTGAGGACATAAGGAACAGGTACATCAACGAATGGCAGTCCCTGAGGAGGGAGTCGTCGCGAAAGCACAGGGAACTCAGGGAACTGAGCCGGGAGCCGGAGGCCAACTCCGCCAGGATAGGCAGGATACAGGGTGAGCTGCAGGAGCTCGACACCGCCCGGCACAACTCCTACCAGCAATACCGCTCCGAGGTTTCGCGAACCCTCAACCACAGGCAACGCGAACAATACAACAGCTTCTGCGACCAGGAACGCAGGAAGAACATGCAGCGTTTTCGTCCGGGGCGGCATGGGAGATAA
- a CDS encoding sigma-54-dependent Fis family transcriptional regulator codes for MDRVGILIVEDEQTQRSLLGGLLRKEGYTVGEASDGESALALFQKDIFEIVLLDYRLPDTDGLSLLKRIKEINPATEVVMVTAFGSIENAVGALKAGASEYLTKPIDLDDLLFKLRKVEEKTYLIRENMVLRETLRDRFKSEEFVYQSEKMHEVSSLVVRIAKTDSTCIISGESGVGKEVVLNMIHALSERKEFPLVKVNCAAIPETLLESELFGYEKGAFTGAYQRKAGKFELANKGTIFLDEIGDIPLVLQSKLLRVIQEKEVERLGGTHPIKVDVRIIAATNRNLEEEVKKGTFREDLYYRLNVVNIVVPPLRERREDIPLLIDFFLKKYDLKHKKNVKGLTREARDIMVKYDYPGNVRELENIVERAIVLTRGDHITSQDLPNLAEQATAGDGSIRGTVESIERSMIIEALVNADWVQTKAAAALGLSERMLRYKIKKYGISRSPRTEG; via the coding sequence ATGGACAGGGTCGGCATATTGATCGTGGAAGACGAACAGACACAGAGGTCGCTCCTTGGTGGGCTGCTCAGGAAAGAAGGCTACACGGTGGGCGAGGCATCTGACGGGGAAAGCGCCCTTGCCCTCTTTCAAAAGGACATCTTCGAGATCGTCCTTCTCGACTACAGGCTGCCGGACACGGACGGTCTGTCCCTCCTCAAGAGGATAAAGGAGATCAACCCGGCGACGGAGGTAGTCATGGTCACCGCCTTCGGGAGCATCGAGAATGCCGTCGGGGCCCTCAAGGCCGGGGCGTCGGAGTACCTGACGAAACCCATCGATCTCGACGATCTTCTCTTCAAGCTGCGCAAGGTCGAGGAAAAGACGTATCTCATCCGCGAGAACATGGTCCTTCGCGAAACCCTGCGGGACCGCTTCAAGTCCGAGGAGTTCGTCTACCAGAGCGAGAAGATGCATGAGGTCTCGAGCCTTGTGGTCAGGATAGCGAAGACGGATTCAACGTGCATAATAAGCGGCGAGAGCGGTGTCGGAAAGGAGGTCGTCCTCAACATGATCCACGCGCTCAGCGAGCGCAAGGAGTTTCCCCTCGTCAAAGTGAATTGCGCAGCCATTCCCGAGACACTCCTGGAGAGCGAGCTCTTCGGTTACGAAAAAGGCGCTTTCACCGGCGCCTACCAGCGCAAGGCCGGGAAATTCGAGCTTGCCAACAAGGGGACCATCTTCCTTGACGAGATAGGCGACATCCCCCTCGTGCTCCAATCCAAGCTCTTGCGGGTGATCCAGGAAAAAGAGGTCGAGCGTCTCGGAGGGACACACCCCATCAAGGTCGATGTGCGCATCATAGCGGCGACCAATCGCAACCTGGAAGAGGAGGTCAAAAAGGGAACGTTCCGCGAGGACCTGTACTACCGCCTCAATGTCGTCAATATCGTCGTCCCCCCTTTGAGGGAGCGCAGGGAGGACATTCCACTGCTCATCGATTTCTTTCTGAAAAAGTACGACCTGAAGCACAAGAAGAATGTCAAGGGACTTACCCGGGAGGCCCGCGACATCATGGTCAAGTATGACTACCCGGGCAACGTGAGGGAACTGGAGAACATCGTGGAGAGGGCCATTGTCCTGACCAGGGGAGACCATATCACCAGTCAGGACCTGCCAAACCTCGCGGAGCAGGCGACGGCAGGCGACGGCAGCATTCGGGGAACCGTGGAATCCATCGAGAGATCAATGATCATCGAAGCCCTCGTAAATGCCGACTGGGTCCAGACGAAGGCGGCGGCGGCCCTCGGCCTGTCGGAGCGTATGCTGAGGTACAAGATCAAGAAGTACGGGATCTCGCGGTCACCCCGCACGGAGGGCTGA